The sequence GTAATTCAGCGAGATCGCTAGGCTCCCGATGTCGGCGTCGTTGACGAACAGCGGCGTATACGGTGGGATGTTCAGCTCTTGATCAGCAAAGCTGATCTTGAGCACGATGGCGAACGGCACCAAAAACAGCAGCAACAGCCACACGTAGGGAATGCCGTAGACCATGCCACGCCCTAGGTGCAGTTTTTTAGGTTTCCATTTGGCTAGTTTCATCAATGCCACCCCTTATTGAGTCAACACAATGGGTAAGCTGGCGCGCCAGCTGATGTGTACGGTTTCTTCCCAAGTGGGTGGGGTTTCGTCGAGTAAATACCAGCGCGACGACACCACCGAGCTTTTGATGATGCGCCCGTTCGGTAGCTGAACGTGGTAAATGGCCGAGCTGCCTAAATAGGCGATCTCTTTCACCACGCCTTGGGCATAGTTATAGCGGGTGTCTTGCGGCGGCTCTTTTTCCAGACGCACGTCTTCAGGGCGCACGCTGACCCAGCGCTCTTGGCCGACCGCGCCGCTAAGGCCGTGTGGCAGCATGATGAGGCTGTCGAAGTCGGGGCTTTTGATTTCCACTCTATCGGCTTCTTCCAATACAATCTCGCCAGAAATAATATTGGTTTCGCCGATGAACTCTGCGGTAAAGCGGCTAGAAGGAAAGTCGTAGATCTCGTTGGGCGTGCCCACTTGCATCAACTGGCCTTCTGACATGATCGCAATACGAGTGGCCATGGTCATGGCCTCTTCTTGGTCGTGGGTGACCATGATGCAGGTCACGCCTACTTTTTCTAAGGTGTTCACCAGTTCAAACTGGGTTTGCTGGCGCAGTTTTTTGTCTAGGGCGCCCAGCGGCTCGTCTAAAAGCAGGAGTTTTGGGCGTTTGGCCAGGCTGCGGGCGAGGGCCACGCGCTGCTGCTGACCACCAGAGAGTTGGTGTGGCTTACGCTTGGCAAACTTAGACATTTGCACCAGCTTCAACATTTCTTCAACGCGGGCGTTGATGTCGGCTTTGCTTAACTTATCTTGAATCAGGCCAAAGGCCACGTTTTGTTCCACCGTCATGTGCGGGAATAAGGCATAGCTTTGAAACATCATGTTGATTGGGCGATCATAAGGCGCCAATTTGGTGATGTCTTGCCCATCTAAAATGATTTTGCCGGCGGTAGGGGTTTCCATGCCAGCGAGCATGCGCAACAAGGTCGATTTGCCACAGCCAGAACTGCCCAAAAGGGCAAAAATTTCATTTTTTTCAATGTTCAGGTCTATGTGATCGACGGCATAATTATCGCCAAATTGCTTGACGATCCCTTGAATTTGCAAGTAAGACGTGTTGCTATTTGCTTTATTTACCTGTTGGGTCATGGTGGGCAAACTCCATAAAGGGTGCTTGTTAAAACAAGCTAATTATCTATTCTGAGTGGGGTGGCTTCTTTTTAAGGTAAGTTAATACGACCGCTCAACCGGTGCATATAAAAATGCAAGGGGCGATTGTATGCGAACACACCTAGGCTCGCAATGAAAATCATCGCCCAATCATTAAGTTCTGGATTCTGGCTTAAACGACGTCCTATGGCCGTTTAGGTGTTGATTACCTTAACATACCCCCTCTTAAAAAAGGAGGGCTTTGTCGGCTTATTTACCTTCTGTCATGTCAGAAAGCCATAAAA comes from Neisseriaceae bacterium CLB008 and encodes:
- a CDS encoding ABC transporter ATP-binding protein, producing MTQQVNKANSNTSYLQIQGIVKQFGDNYAVDHIDLNIEKNEIFALLGSSGCGKSTLLRMLAGMETPTAGKIILDGQDITKLAPYDRPINMMFQSYALFPHMTVEQNVAFGLIQDKLSKADINARVEEMLKLVQMSKFAKRKPHQLSGGQQQRVALARSLAKRPKLLLLDEPLGALDKKLRQQTQFELVNTLEKVGVTCIMVTHDQEEAMTMATRIAIMSEGQLMQVGTPNEIYDFPSSRFTAEFIGETNIISGEIVLEEADRVEIKSPDFDSLIMLPHGLSGAVGQERWVSVRPEDVRLEKEPPQDTRYNYAQGVVKEIAYLGSSAIYHVQLPNGRIIKSSVVSSRWYLLDETPPTWEETVHISWRASLPIVLTQ